A genomic stretch from Flavobacterium sp. KS-LB2 includes:
- the miaA gene encoding tRNA (adenosine(37)-N6)-dimethylallyltransferase MiaA, which translates to MKYLITIIGPTAIGKTALSIVLANYFKCDIISCDSRQFFKEMTIGTAVPSSSELAAANHHFIQNKSIFENYTVGDFEKEAIKKLEELFLTNDYAILVGGSGLYVDAILKGFDEFPDINCAIREEVMANYEKLGIGYLQQKLEVLDPDYYKTLSIENPQTLQNPQRMMRFVEVCIGAGKPYSSFLNQKKNNRDFTAILVGLEADRKIIYNRINQRVDIMMNEGLLAEAKTLFPNKELNALQTVGYRELFNYFDREITLDFAIEEIKKNTRRFSKRQLTWFKRNENTKWFDFETPYETIVNYINSKKVNQ; encoded by the coding sequence ATGAAATACTTAATCACTATCATCGGACCTACAGCTATTGGAAAAACTGCCTTGAGCATTGTCTTGGCTAATTACTTCAAATGTGATATTATTTCCTGCGATAGTCGCCAATTTTTCAAAGAAATGACTATCGGAACGGCAGTACCTAGCTCTTCAGAATTAGCTGCGGCCAACCACCATTTCATCCAAAACAAATCCATATTCGAGAATTATACAGTTGGTGATTTCGAGAAAGAAGCGATTAAGAAACTGGAAGAATTATTTTTGACTAATGATTACGCCATTTTAGTAGGCGGATCCGGATTGTATGTAGACGCAATTTTAAAGGGATTTGATGAATTTCCAGACATAAACTGCGCCATACGTGAGGAAGTCATGGCTAATTATGAAAAATTAGGCATTGGATATTTGCAACAAAAACTCGAAGTTTTAGATCCTGATTATTATAAAACACTATCTATCGAAAATCCACAAACGCTGCAAAATCCACAACGCATGATGCGATTTGTAGAAGTTTGCATAGGAGCTGGAAAACCATATTCTTCGTTTTTAAACCAGAAAAAAAATAACAGAGACTTCACTGCTATTTTAGTAGGTCTAGAAGCCGACAGAAAAATCATTTATAACCGCATCAATCAGCGCGTTGATATTATGATGAATGAAGGACTTCTAGCGGAGGCAAAAACGTTATTTCCAAACAAAGAGCTGAATGCATTACAAACCGTAGGTTACAGAGAGTTATTCAATTATTTTGACCGAGAGATTACATTAGATTTCGCCATCGAAGAAATAAAGAAAAACACAAGACGATTTTCTAAACGCCAACTCACTTGGTTCAAAAGAAATGAAAACACCAAATGGTTTGATTTTGAAACTCCGTATGAAACAATTGTGAATTACATCAATTCAAAAAAAGTAAATCAATAA